In a single window of the Euwallacea similis isolate ESF13 chromosome 37, ESF131.1, whole genome shotgun sequence genome:
- the RpL23 gene encoding large ribosomal subunit protein uL14: MSKRGRGGSAGAKFRISLGLPVGAVINCADNTGAKNLYVIAVQGIGGRLNRLPAAASGDMLVATVKKGKPELRKKVMPAVVIRQRKPFRRKDGVFIYFEDNAGVIVNNKGEMKGSAITGPVAKECADLWPRIASNASSIA, translated from the exons ATGTCCAAGAGAG gacGTGGTGGTTCCGCCGGAGCTAAATTCAGGATCTCCCTGGGTTTACCAGTGGGTGCTGTAATTAACTGTGCCGACAACACTG ggGCAAAAAATCTATATGTAATCGCTGTCCAAGGAATCGGTGGACGATTGAATCGTCTACCCGCTGCCGCTTCAGGTGACATGTTGGTCGCTACCGTCAAAAAGGGCAAACCAGAGCTTCGAAAAAAAGTAATGCCTGCAGTAGTTATTAGGCAGCGCAAACCTTTCCGGAGGAAGGATGgagtttttatttacttcGAAGATAATGCTGGAGtaatagtaaataataaagGAGAGATGAAGGGATCAGCAATTACTGGACCGGTAGCGAAGGAATGTGCTGATCTTTGGCCCAGGATAGCGTCAAATGCCAGCAGCATTGCTTAA